GCGGCGAAACCCCTGCGGACTGTCCACCGGGCCGTCGGTGTTGTAAAACTGGCCGGCAAAATATGCGTTGTTGTGCGCGCCAGTGGTGGGAATTTGGTAAAGCGTGGTGATCCGGTAGGTATCAAACGCGCCGCCCTCGGCTCTCAGCATGTTGCCGTCGATATGCTCGCGTGTGCGAAAAGCCACGGCGCCGGCGGTCGCCAAGTTGCCATATTCGGCGAAATACGGGCCCTTGTAAACGTCGACTTCTTCGATCACGTCGGGAATCATGAAGTGCAGATCGGCGTAGCCCTGGCCGTGGCCGTGCGACACCATGTTGACCGGAATGCCATCCACCGAAATATTCACGTCGGTGCCATGATCAGCATCGAAGCCGCGCAAAAAAATTTGCTCGGCCTTGCCGCCACCGGCGTGCTGCGCGATGACAAGGCCAGGCGCGAGCTGCAGCAGGTCTTGCGCCGAGCGGTTGGGCCGGATCTTCAAATCGAAGTCGCGGACGGCGCGCGACGAGGCGGTGGAGTACGAGCGGTCGGCTTGCACCAGAAGCTCGTCAAGCTCGAGCGCTTTGGGCACAAGCTGCAATTCAACCGTCGCCTCGCGGCCGGCTTCAACGGTAATGCTGGCGCTGGCGGTTTTATAGCCGATTAGGCTGGCGATGAGAGTGTAATTGCCGGGCCGAATGCGCGCGATCACGAAACTGCCGTCGCCGGCGGTGCTGGCGCCGCGGCTCGTGCCTTCGATAATGACGTTGGCGCCGGGCAGGGCGTTGCCGGTATCGGCGTCCTTGATGGTTCCTTTGATCGCGCCCAAAGATTGGGCAGCGGATGAGAAGGGATTGATTAAATAAAACAAAGTGAGGCCGATAAATACAACCGTTGCAACTTTGCGCATGGCAATCTCCTCGAGATTATTTCATCGCGTAATCGTTGTCCATCATTTTCGACAGCGCCTGCTGCGCTTCGTCAACATATAACGGGTGGAGCGAAAGATTTTCAGCGAGAGAACGCTGCAAATGCGTTTTCGCTTTTTCCCGTTGATGGGCGGCGAAATAGATCATGCCTGCATGATAAGACAAGGTGGCGCGGCGCGTGTTCAATTTCATCGCCTGCTCGATGAGCGGCACGGCCTCTTGTACATGGCCATTTTTATAAAGTGCCCACGCGCAGGTTTCGAGCACATCAATATTGTTTGGACGTGCTTCGTATTCGCTTTTGGCCCGCTTCAAAGCCGCCGCAAGATTCATGTTGTGATTGGCGCAGAACATCGCGAACTCGCGGTTGATGTTCCAGCCGCCTTGTTCGTGCTGGCCGAAAGTTTTTAAAACTTCCTGGGCGGTGGAATCGGCGCGGCGGGCATCGCCGGCGGCGCGATAAAGATCAGCAAGCTGCTCGATGAAGCCGTGGTCCGGCACGATTTGATAAGCTTGCTGAAAAAGTCTGATGGCTTCAGCGAAATTTTTCTTCACGCTATTAACTTGCGCCAACCCGGCAATAGCATAGGCATAATTGGAGCGCTCCTCTAAAATTCCTTTGAAAATGAACGCCGCCGTGTCTGCCTTGCCTTGTTGAAGATAAAGCATTCCCAATTGATGCAAAGCCCACGCGCGGCTCTCTTGTCCCGCCACGCCGGCGTCGCAGGCCATCCGCATCGCCGCCATCGCGCCGTCAAGATCGCCGTGCAGCTCGCGCAAATAAGAAGCCCGGGCATAAGAGCGCAAATCCGGGCGAAGGCTCAACATCTTGTCGCAAATTTTCACCGCCTCGCCGTATTCGCCCAGCTCGATGAGCGCATCAACGAGCACGCCGTGCGAGAAGGCATTATAAGGAGCGTGAGCGATGGCAATTTGCGCCAGCCGTTTGGCCTCTTGAAATTGATGCAGCGTCAGCATCAACGAAGCCTTGACAATAGTCGCCTGAAAATTTTTTGGCTCCAGCGCCAAAGCTTTTTCCAGCAACTGCTGCGCCTCGGGAATATACTGGTGATGATTGCCGGTGACGCGCGCCTCCTGCAAGAAAACCTGCGCCAGCTCGATATAATTCTTCGCCACTTCCGGCTTGCGGCGAATTTCAGCTTCATAATACTCGACGGCCTTTTGGGCATTCAAAAATTCCGACGACGGGGTGATTTCAGCGGCGCGTCTGTCGAACTTGGGAAAAGCCGGCGCCGGCTTTTCATTTTTCAGCGCATAATATCTGCCGGCGATGATCAGCAAAATGATGATGCTGATGGCAGCGGCAATTTTAAAATTTTTGCTCATGGCTTATGTTCACGCTCTCGAGTTTCAGTTCGTACTCTTTCTCATACTCTTACTCGCTTTTTGGAATTATGCACAGCGAGCAAGAGTATGAGTAGGAGTAGGAGTAGGAGTACGGGCAACAAGAAACCAGCAACCAGTCACTACTTCACCAACAACGCCTTTTTCGCCGGCAGCACCTCGCCCCCGACTTCGAGACGGTAATAATAAGTGCCGCTCGCAACGTTGCGCGCATCCCAAACGACGCTGTAGGTGCCGGGCGCGTGCGGTTTGTCAACCAGCGTGGTCACCTCCTGGCCGAGCTGATTGTAAATGCGCAGTTTCACGTTGTCGGAGGTTGAAACGTGATAGCGGATTTCCGTGGTCGGGTTGAATGGATTCGGATAGTTTTGTTCGATGATAAAAGCTTTGGGAACGCCGATGCCAAGACGATCGCCGGCCACGCCGACCACAAAAGGTTTCGATGCGGTGAGCTGCTTCACGTAATCATAGCCGCGATGCGGGTTCGGCAGATACGGAAACGCCGGAAGAATGGGCAGATCGTTTGCAGTTGGTCCGGCATTGTAACTCAGCTCCGCCAACAGTTTCGGTGAAGCAAGATCGGAATAGTTGCCCTGCACGGCGTCGTCAAACGGCAGCCCGACGGCGGCCAACACCAAACCACCGACTGCTTGCAGCTCGATGGTGGTGACGTCGTCTTCCAAACGCCGGCCGTTCGGAAAGCCGTCCATGTGCGGAATCGCTTGCAAATCTCTCGTGCCGTTGAACCGCGAATCGGTCAAGCCGAGCACGGCGGCCCATACCAACCCGTAACGCGCAAACTGTTTGTATCTCTCATCCCGTGGCGTCACTGGCGTCGCCATGTTCAAGCGCAGCATGTCGCCGCCCCACAAACCGCCGGCAGGTGTCAGCGTGATCGGAAGAAAATTGTGAATGAACGGTTTTCCAGGGCTCAGCGGGCCGTTGGTTTTGCCGGTGGCCAGTTGATACGGAATCAGATTGGGCACGCCAAAATAAAAGATGGGGAAGATATCCACCCGCCGCGGCTCGCCGGCGCCCACCAAAGCCGTGGACAAACCGGTTTGCGCCGGACGAGTCGGCGCTGCGAAGGCGGTGCCGGTAAAGTCGATGCCGGGAATTTTCGTGGCGGCAAAAGCGCCGTCTTTGCCGTTGCGAAAATCAAATCCGGGAGTCGTGTAAGTCGGAAGAATGCCGACCGCCGGATAAGATCGCGTTTGAATGCGCAGCGCGGCAAGCGCCGGCACCGCGCCGCCGAACTGGCTGTCGTCCATGTACAGCGCCAACTCGGGGTTGACAAAATACTTGACGAAATTTTGCTCGTCGGCGCTGTACGGCGTGACCGCATTCCAGTAATCCTTGTCGCCAATCGGGATCACCGCCTCGTTGGTCAACGGCATGCCCAAACGAGAAACCTGCACCCAATCGCCGCTGTAGGTCGGCTTGGCGCCTTTGTCGCCGAGTGTGGTCACCCGTGGCCGGCTCGCCGAAGCCCACACCCCAATCACAAAATCCGGATCGAGAATTTTCGTCGGATCAGGATCCTTGCCATCTTTTTGCAGCATCTTGATCGGAATCTGCATGACAATGGCATGAGTATTGAACCCAGCCACCGCATCGCGAGCGTTGTCAGGATTGGCGGCATCGGGGCCGAATTTGCTGCGGGTTTGGCCAAGATCGAAGATGCCACCGAGATCGACGAAGAAAACATCGTCACGCGGACCGCAGAAAATCTTTTCGCCGGTGCTCGCCGTGGCAATGGCCTCCATCACGAGTTGATCGTAGCTTTTTCCGGTTCCTGCCGGGCTGTCGATCGAGCGCGGGCCGATGTTGTTCGGCGGCACGATGCCCTTGGTGACAATGGGCGTGAAGGTCGCGCCGCCATCGGTGCTCTTCTCGCAGGTGTAAGTCGTTTTCAAGTTCTGTTTGCCCAAACGAATGTTGAAAAACGTCGTGGGGTCTTCGTTGGTTTGGGTAAACGTGAAGCGGTAGGTAATGTCATCCTTGGCGCTGCCCAAAGCTCCCATCGAAGTTTTGTTTTTGATGTGAATCTCGTAGCGGATGTTTTCGCCGAAGGTGGCATAATTCGGCCCGCCTTCGGGAAGCTCCAGCGGGATGTAATTCGCCACGATTGTCACCGTGTTGGGATTATCCGGCGAGCGAAAGGCGTAGAGATCCGTGTTGTCCGCCAGCGGATCGTTGGCGATCAACGGCGCTTCGCGATGGCTGGAGGCATCGAGATACCGTGATGGCGGCGTGAGAAACAGCGCCAACGCCGCCAGCAGCGCCTCCGTGAACAGAATAAATCTGCGCATAAAAACCTCTCCTTAAAAAAGTTGAATAAAAATTGATTGGAAACACGACAATGACAATACGAACCAGCCGGGCAATCGGATTTAACCTTTTGACAAAAAGATTGCTTGCTTCTGCCGGGAAGATTCTTTAATTTGTTTTAAACGGAAAGGGCCATTTTCTGATCAAGAGGATCAAGCATTGAAGCAGGAGTTGTTGCATGTTGAAAAAATATTTTGGCGTATTGTTTGTTTTTCTTTTTCTCGCGCCGCCGGCACCGGCTCAATTTAAAATCGAACGCGTGCCGAATGATTTTGGGTATGACCTTCCCAAAAAATTCACGCTATACACCGGCACGCATTTTAATCGCGTCGAGGCGCTTTATTTGAATCTCGGTGTCAAATTCAAGCCCCAGCCCGAAGCAAAAACCGGTCTGGCTTCCGGATTCATGCTTTACGGCGACGCCGGCTACGGTTTTAAAAATGAAAAGAAAAAGCGGCCACGTTGGACCGCCGGTTTGCAAAAAGATTTTCAGCTTCCGGGCCGGTTGACCCTGGGCGCCGAATATTTCAATAAAGTCGAAACCAACGACCGCTGGATCGTCAGCGAATTCGAGAACTCGCTCGCCGGCATTTTTCATCACGAAGATTTCATGGATTTCTTTGGCCGCAAAGGCGGGCGCGGCTTTCTCGATTATCAGCTTGCCGATGTGCACACGCTGAGAGCCGAGATCAGCGGCTATCGCTACGAAAAATTGCGACGCAACTCGAATTGGAGCTTGTTCGGCGGCAGTAAAGTTTATCCGGCCAATCCACGGCCTTTTCAATCGCATGGATTTGATGTCGTTGAAGGCGATGAAGTGTCGATCAAATTCACCAGCGTTTTCGATTGGCGCGACAATCCGGTGTTCCCCAATGTCGGCTGGCTGGCGGAAGGGTATTTCGAGCGCACCGGAAATGATTTTGAAACCAACGGCTTGTTTCTCGTCTTCAAGCGCTATCAACCGACGCTCAGCGATCAAAAGCTGGTGGCGAAATTGATGTTCGGCAGCCGGTCGGGCAGTTTTGCTTATCAACATCTGCTCACGCTCGGCGGCCTCAGCAGCTTGCGCGCTTACCGTGAAAAGGAGTTTATTGGCAATCGCCTGCTCTTCGCCAACCTCAACTACGTGATCGGCCAGAACGCCTTCGGCGGTTTGCTGCGCAAATTGCCGCTGCGCTATCTTCCGTTTTGGGAAACGATTTCACTGGGCGCCTTTGCTGAAACCGGTTACGCCTGGCTCGCCGATCCCCGCGATCCCGATGCCGGACTTTTCGACTTCGGAAATTTTTCCTTCAAAGACTTGCGCAGCGACGTCGGCTTTTCTTTGCTGATGACGGAGGGACTGCTGCGCATCGATTTTGCCAAACGCACCGACCGCGGCCATGACGATTGGCGCGTGACGTTTCGGATTTTGGATAAATTTTAATTAAAACACCTCAACGGATGAAAGCTTTCATCCCTTGCGTTGTTTCTATCCGTTGGAAACTCTTAATCTGATTTTTCATCAGACATGCGTTTTTATTTTCTCTTCCTTCTCATCCTTGGCTACGAGGCAGTTTGGGCGCAATCTGACATTGATACGGCAGATTCATCGCGATCGGAAATGATCTCAACTCCTATCGTCGCCAAAATTTTTCTGGCGGGAAACCGGCATACCAAAACCCAGGTGATTCTGCGGGAGATGAAAACGCAAGTCGGCGATACGCTCAACTTCGAAACGCTCCAAGCCGATCAAAAACGCATTCTCAATCTCGGCTTGTTCAACCGTGTTGAGATCGATACGGTGCATGAAGCCGGCGGCGTGCATCTATTCATCGGCGTCACCGAGCGCTTGTATCTTTTTCCCTTTCCGATTCTGTTCATCAATGACAAGGATTGGGGCAAAGCTTCTTATGGTGCTGGTGTGGTGCACACCAATTTTCGCGGGCGCAATGAAATCGCCGCCATCTCCGGTTGGGCCGGTTACAACCCGGCCTTTGCCATCGATTACTCGAATCCCTGGCTGTTCGGCCCGGCGCAAATGTTGACGCGCGTTCGTTTTTCGTTGCAGCGCGTGCGCAATCGCAGCTTTGCCAATCTCGGCCGGAAAGTCGACGAACAGCGCATTGGCACGGCGTGGACCATCGGCAAACGTTTCGGTTTGTTTACCTACCTCAGCCTCAATCTCGGTTACACCGAATTGAAGCTCGATCCGGCCGTGGCCGGCAAAACGCTCGATCCTTCCGGGCGTGATCGCCTGCCCAGCGCCGGTCTGGCGTTTGTTTATGACCGCCGCGATCTTTTTGAGTATCCGCGTTCCGGCGTGCTCGTGAAATTTTGGGGACAGCGCACCGGTTTCAACAGTGCGTACGTGCATTTCTGGCGTTACGGCGCCGATCTGCGCGGCTACAAAAAAATTTATCGCGGCCTTTCGCTCGGCGCGCGCGCCATGACCGACCTTTCACATGACAAGATTCCGATTTACGAGCGCGTGTTTCTCGGTTATTCCAATCGCGTCCGCGGCCATTTTACCCGGGCCGAGGACAAAGACGAAGGCGAAAATCTGGCGCTGGCCAGTGTCGAGTTGCGCTTTCCGATTTTGCCCTGGCGCTATTTCAACGTCGATGAGGTGCCGATATTCGGTTCCTACATGCAAAACATGAAATTCGGCCTCAGCGCCGGCATGTTTGCGGATTACGGCCGTGTCTGGTTTCAAGATAACAATCGCCCGCGCTTTGCGGATGGCCAGCACGGCTACGGCGCCGGGCTTCACGTTCATCTTCCTTTTCCAATTAACTTGCTGCGACTGGAATGGGCCTTTGATGAAGATGGCCGCAGCGAGTGGATCGTGGATATGGGGGTGGCGTTTTAGCTGGATGCTTGATGCTCGATGCTGGATGCTGGTTGAAGTGAGTAAAAGTTTCTTACGAATTACACCCTTGCGTGATATTCCCATGTCTCGTCGTGAATTTTTCTACGCGCCGCCGGAAAATTTCACCGCGGAAACCATCACCCTAACCGGCGATGAACATTCGCATCTCGTGCGCGTTTTGCATCACAAAATCGGTGATCGTGTGACGGTGGTGGATGGCGAGGGTTCGGCGGCTGAAAGTGAGATTGTCGAAATCGGCAAAACGGTCACGCGTTTGCGTCCGATCAAAAAAGCGCGGCGGCTCGGCGAGCCGTTTGTGCATCTCACCCTCGCGCAAGCCGTGCCCAAAGGCAATCGCTTCGATTGGATGATCGAGAAAGCCACTGAGATCGGCGTGTCGGCGTTCATCCCGCTGGTTTGCGAGCGCAGCGAAGTCACGCCCGGCGCCGGCAAAAATGATCGTTGGCATCGCCTTGCCCTCGCCGCGATGAAACAAAGCTGCCGCTCGATTTGTCCGGCGATCAGCGAGCCGGTGATGTTTGGCGCCTTGTGCCGCCGCGCTTCAAGCCTGCCCGCCGGACAATCCGGGCGTTTGCGCGAATTTGATTTCGTCCTGCTCGCGCATGAAGGCGCCGGCGACCCGCTGCCGTTGCTCCTCAATCGCTCGCCGAAGCCGCGCCTCGGTTTGATCATCATCGGCCCGGAGGGCGGCTTCTCCGAAAATGAAATCAAGCTGGCTCGCGAGGCGGGAATAACTTTTTGGGGATTAGGCCCGCGCCGCTTGCGCGCCGAAACCGCGGGCATGGTCGCTGCCATCAGAATTTTGGCCGCGTTTGGGGAGTTGAGTTGAAATCATAAAGTTTAGAAAGTTTACCTCACGTCATTCCACACACTACTGAGCCGGAAATATTGGAGGCCTCAGAACCAACCGAGTCAAATAGCTACCCGGGTTTGAGCGCAGACCCAATCTGCCGGGCATTTTCCTTCGTACCTCGAATGAGAACCGACAGCGGTCAAGCGAATTCGCGGCGAAAGGAGGAACAGGCAGCCGCCCGCCGCAGGTCGAAAGAATTTCGGCTAAGGGAAACTATCGCTTGACATTGGCGGAAGCCGATCGTATATTACAGTTCGATGCGGGGAAATTCGGCAAGATTTTTCTCACTATCCTGCCTTTCCTCACAGAAGTTGGCTGTAACAAGTCTATTTCGACACGGAGGAGATGCCTTGGCAAGAAGATGGCGGCGAGGTTGGCTATTGTTGGGCGTACAGCACATGAGTCCTCTCCTATAAAAACGGCGACGTTGCCGCAAGGCTTCCCCCAAGAGTTGCTGTTGACGGCTGTAAAAAATTTGACGCAAGCACCATTAAAACAAACTCAGCGGGGTACAATCAATCCGCATGAAACCGTCACCCTTGTCGACAAGACGAATGCTCCCGTCGTCATCCAAAGAACGGAGCGGCTGACGAGCATCCTTACCCGCGACCATGACAATGTATTCAACGCCTCGTTTGGCCTGCGCGTCGCCGCCTCGGAAAAACTGTTGCTGCTCGGCAACGTCGTGGTGCCGCTCAACGACGGTGGGCTGCGGTCGAATGTCGTGCCGACCTTCGGCGCGACAGTGAGTTTTTAGTTTGTAAAATTGACCGGTCACTCATGGTGGCCGGTCAATGGGAAGTAGTTAAACGCGGGGTTGGTGCCCGGTGACTGTTCAATTGATGAAATAAAATTCAAATATCCCCTCGTTAGAAGTCCGTCATCCCAACATGGAGGTGGTGTTATGATGGCCAATTTGCCGAGAGAAAAGAACGCTTTGATTCGCCGGCGGCATTGGCGAATCCGCCTTTTTGTTCCTCTGCTTGTTTTCGTTTTGCCGGCGTTTTTGTCGCTGGCCGCATTTTACCTCGGCTGCGATTCGGTGGAAACCCCGACGATTGCTTTGTCGACGTCTACCGGCATGTTGGAGGTATCCGACGTGCAAACGTTGATCGCGCATGCGGTCGAGCAAGGCGAACGCCTGGGCGTGAAAGCCAGCATCGCGATCACAGATCGCGAGGGCAATGTGCTTGGGGTTTTCAACATGAATGGAATTCCCAGCCCGGATATCACAGTCACCAATCCCATCGTCGGCGCGATTGCCAAGGCGCGCACCGCTGCTTATCTCAGCAGCAACCAGCACGGTTTTTCCACCTTGACCGCCTGCTACATCACCCGCAATCATTTTCCCCCGAACATCGACAACACCGCGGCCGGGCCGCTGTTTGGCGTGCCGCGTTCGAGCATCGGCGGCGGCGATATTCAACCGAACGGCGATTTGGCAGCCGGGCGGCCGCCTTTGGACGCGCAAGGCCTCACCGGTGTTCCCGGCGGCGTGCCGATTTATAAAAATAATTTGCTTGCCGGCGGAATCGGCGTGAGTGTTGACGTTCCGTCACAAGCGGCTTTAGACAAGATTCTTTGTTGCTGCGGCGGCATGCTGCCGGATGAAACCATCGCGCTGGGCGCGGTGCTGGGCGGCTATGAAACCCCGGTGAATTTGCGCGGCGACGGCATTTTCATCGACGGCATTCGTTTTCTTTTTGCCAACACCGCTCCACCGGCGGCGAACTTTACCCTCGCCTTTTCCGCGCTCGGCAGCCGCGGCGCCGTTGATGCACGATTTCCAATTCGCGCCACACCGCCGCCAAAATTCCCGCAAACCCCGGCGAACGAACTGTTTCGCGAAGTCAATCTTGGCGCCGGTTTCGATTTCAGAATCCGCGGTGGCACGTCGTTGACGAGCGATGACGTTCGCAAAATTATTACGCAAGCGGCGACGCAAGCGGCCAAAACCCGCGCCGCCATTCGCCGGCCTGCCGGCGTTCCCGCGCAAGTTTTCATCGCCGTTGTGAATGTCGGTGATGGCCGGGTTCTCGGCATCGGCCGGACGCCGGACGCCACGTTGTTCAGCTTCGACGTCTCCGCCCAAAAAGCCCGCACCGCTTTGGCCTTCAGCGATCCGGGCAACCTGCTCGGCCAAATGGTTCGCCGTGAATTGGGATTGGCCGCCAATGCCGGGTTGGCCATCTCTTCGCGCGCGGTCGGTTTTCTGGCGCAGGATTTTTATCCGCCCGGTATCACACGCGAAGAACAGGCGCTTGATCGGCCAATTGCTCCCGGCCCCTTTTTCATCATGCCACCACAACGCAACGGTGATGAATTCATTTTTCAAAAAAATCTCGGCACGCAACCTTACGGCAACGGCATCACGATTTTTCCCGGCGGGGTGCCACTGTATAAAGGCAGTCAGCTCGTCGGCGGTATCGGCATCAGCGGCGACGGCGTCGATCAGGACGATCTCATTTGCTTTGCCGGCGCGCTGGGCTTCGAGCCGCCGCCGGAAATTCGCTGCGATCAATTCAAATACCGCGACATCAGATTGCCGTACGTCAAATTTCCGCGCCAGCCGGAGATAAAATGAGGAAACGGATCAACATGCGAGAATATAAACAGTTTTTATCGGACCACGGATTGAAGAATCCCGCTGATGAAACGCTTGGCCTGTGGGATTCTTCAATCGGCGGGAATTGTTGGCTTGGGCGTTTGCCAGGCTTTGCTGCCGTGTGTTTGATCTTCACTGCGTTCTTCACTTCCAACGTGTTGGCACAGGTACAGCAAGACACCTCCGCGGCGAAAACGCAACCGGCGATGCAAGATACCGCCAAAGCGCAAAAACTGGAAGATTTTATCATCCGCCACAATCGCTGGGAAGAGATCAAGCCGCCGCCCTACGAGCTGAATGTGCGAGGCCGGCCGATCGATCCCTACAATCAGAACAAGCTCAAAGGCGATTATCCGATCATCGGGCAAAACACCTTTCTGGTGCTGACCGCAACGGTCGATAACATCGTCGAAGCCGCGCGCCTGCCCACGCCCAGCGGGGTGAGCGCCGACGAGCCGCGCAGCCTGGATTTCTTCGAGGAAGGCGAGCGCCTGGCCGTCATCGGCTTGGCCAAGTTGAGCCTGGAGTTTTACCACGGCGACGTGGCGTTCCGGCCGCGCGATTGGGAGTTTAAAGTGGCCGGCGCGTTCAATTTGAATTTCGTCGATCTGCGCGAGAACAACGCCGTCAACATCAACCCGCTGAAAGGCACCAACCGCACGGACAGCCATTTCGGTTTGCAGGAGCTGTCGGTGGAGAAGCATCTTTTCAATGTCAGCGACCGCTTTGATTTCATCTCCCTCAAAGCCGGCATTCAAAAGTTCAACAGCGATTTTCGCGGTTTCATTTTCAACGATTTCAATTTGGGCGCCCGGCTTTTCGGCAGCTTCAATGCCAATCGCTTTCAGTATAATCTCGCTTTTTTCGACATGCTCGAAAAGGACACCAACAGCGAGCTGAATATCTTCGCGCCCTTCCGTTACAAAAAGCGCGGCAAGGAGAAGTTCGGATTTTTCAGGTACGATGAACGCAATCAACAGGTGGGCATTTTCAATTTGTACAAACAGGATCTGTTTACGCTGGGCTACACCGGCCAGTTGAGCTTTCATTATTTGCACGACAAGGCCAGCTCGCATTTTGACGAGAACGGCTTTCCGGTGCGTCCGGCGGTGATCGGCAACGTCAAGCCGCACGACATCAAGGCCTATTATCTCGGCTGGACCGGCGACGGCCATTTGGGCCGCTTGAATATCAATCACGCGTTCTATCAGGTTTTGGGCAAGGACGATTTCAATTCCGTGGCGGGCCGGCCGTTGAAAAAGATCAACGCGCAAATGGCGGCGCTGGAGCTTTCCATCGATGAGGATTGGAAGCGCTATCGCCTCTCGGCGTTTTATTCCTCCGGCGATTCCGATCCGGGCGACGACACCGGCAAGGGCTTCGACACGATTTTGGATTTTCCATTTTTTGCCGGCGGGCCGTTCAGTTTTTGGAATACGCAGGGCATCAAATTGCAGGGCGTGAATTTGGTGAATCGCTTCAGCCTGGTGCCGGATTTGCGCAGCAGCAAGCCCGAAGGCCAGCCCAATTTCGTGAATCCGGGCATCATTATTTTGAACGCGGCGCTCGACGCGGAAATCACGCCCAAGCTGAAAACG
This DNA window, taken from candidate division KSB1 bacterium, encodes the following:
- a CDS encoding tetratricopeptide repeat protein, yielding MSKNFKIAAAISIIILLIIAGRYYALKNEKPAPAFPKFDRRAAEITPSSEFLNAQKAVEYYEAEIRRKPEVAKNYIELAQVFLQEARVTGNHHQYIPEAQQLLEKALALEPKNFQATIVKASLMLTLHQFQEAKRLAQIAIAHAPYNAFSHGVLVDALIELGEYGEAVKICDKMLSLRPDLRSYARASYLRELHGDLDGAMAAMRMACDAGVAGQESRAWALHQLGMLYLQQGKADTAAFIFKGILEERSNYAYAIAGLAQVNSVKKNFAEAIRLFQQAYQIVPDHGFIEQLADLYRAAGDARRADSTAQEVLKTFGQHEQGGWNINREFAMFCANHNMNLAAALKRAKSEYEARPNNIDVLETCAWALYKNGHVQEAVPLIEQAMKLNTRRATLSYHAGMIYFAAHQREKAKTHLQRSLAENLSLHPLYVDEAQQALSKMMDNDYAMK
- a CDS encoding DUF4331 family protein, with translation MRRFILFTEALLAALALFLTPPSRYLDASSHREAPLIANDPLADNTDLYAFRSPDNPNTVTIVANYIPLELPEGGPNYATFGENIRYEIHIKNKTSMGALGSAKDDITYRFTFTQTNEDPTTFFNIRLGKQNLKTTYTCEKSTDGGATFTPIVTKGIVPPNNIGPRSIDSPAGTGKSYDQLVMEAIATASTGEKIFCGPRDDVFFVDLGGIFDLGQTRSKFGPDAANPDNARDAVAGFNTHAIVMQIPIKMLQKDGKDPDPTKILDPDFVIGVWASASRPRVTTLGDKGAKPTYSGDWVQVSRLGMPLTNEAVIPIGDKDYWNAVTPYSADEQNFVKYFVNPELALYMDDSQFGGAVPALAALRIQTRSYPAVGILPTYTTPGFDFRNGKDGAFAATKIPGIDFTGTAFAAPTRPAQTGLSTALVGAGEPRRVDIFPIFYFGVPNLIPYQLATGKTNGPLSPGKPFIHNFLPITLTPAGGLWGGDMLRLNMATPVTPRDERYKQFARYGLVWAAVLGLTDSRFNGTRDLQAIPHMDGFPNGRRLEDDVTTIELQAVGGLVLAAVGLPFDDAVQGNYSDLASPKLLAELSYNAGPTANDLPILPAFPYLPNPHRGYDYVKQLTASKPFVVGVAGDRLGIGVPKAFIIEQNYPNPFNPTTEIRYHVSTSDNVKLRIYNQLGQEVTTLVDKPHAPGTYSVVWDARNVASGTYYYRLEVGGEVLPAKKALLVK
- a CDS encoding BamA/TamA family outer membrane protein; the protein is MLKKYFGVLFVFLFLAPPAPAQFKIERVPNDFGYDLPKKFTLYTGTHFNRVEALYLNLGVKFKPQPEAKTGLASGFMLYGDAGYGFKNEKKKRPRWTAGLQKDFQLPGRLTLGAEYFNKVETNDRWIVSEFENSLAGIFHHEDFMDFFGRKGGRGFLDYQLADVHTLRAEISGYRYEKLRRNSNWSLFGGSKVYPANPRPFQSHGFDVVEGDEVSIKFTSVFDWRDNPVFPNVGWLAEGYFERTGNDFETNGLFLVFKRYQPTLSDQKLVAKLMFGSRSGSFAYQHLLTLGGLSSLRAYREKEFIGNRLLFANLNYVIGQNAFGGLLRKLPLRYLPFWETISLGAFAETGYAWLADPRDPDAGLFDFGNFSFKDLRSDVGFSLLMTEGLLRIDFAKRTDRGHDDWRVTFRILDKF
- a CDS encoding BamA/TamA family outer membrane protein, producing MISTPIVAKIFLAGNRHTKTQVILREMKTQVGDTLNFETLQADQKRILNLGLFNRVEIDTVHEAGGVHLFIGVTERLYLFPFPILFINDKDWGKASYGAGVVHTNFRGRNEIAAISGWAGYNPAFAIDYSNPWLFGPAQMLTRVRFSLQRVRNRSFANLGRKVDEQRIGTAWTIGKRFGLFTYLSLNLGYTELKLDPAVAGKTLDPSGRDRLPSAGLAFVYDRRDLFEYPRSGVLVKFWGQRTGFNSAYVHFWRYGADLRGYKKIYRGLSLGARAMTDLSHDKIPIYERVFLGYSNRVRGHFTRAEDKDEGENLALASVELRFPILPWRYFNVDEVPIFGSYMQNMKFGLSAGMFADYGRVWFQDNNRPRFADGQHGYGAGLHVHLPFPINLLRLEWAFDEDGRSEWIVDMGVAF
- a CDS encoding 16S rRNA (uracil(1498)-N(3))-methyltransferase: MSRREFFYAPPENFTAETITLTGDEHSHLVRVLHHKIGDRVTVVDGEGSAAESEIVEIGKTVTRLRPIKKARRLGEPFVHLTLAQAVPKGNRFDWMIEKATEIGVSAFIPLVCERSEVTPGAGKNDRWHRLALAAMKQSCRSICPAISEPVMFGALCRRASSLPAGQSGRLREFDFVLLAHEGAGDPLPLLLNRSPKPRLGLIIIGPEGGFSENEIKLAREAGITFWGLGPRRLRAETAGMVAAIRILAAFGELS
- a CDS encoding heme-binding protein; this translates as MMANLPREKNALIRRRHWRIRLFVPLLVFVLPAFLSLAAFYLGCDSVETPTIALSTSTGMLEVSDVQTLIAHAVEQGERLGVKASIAITDREGNVLGVFNMNGIPSPDITVTNPIVGAIAKARTAAYLSSNQHGFSTLTACYITRNHFPPNIDNTAAGPLFGVPRSSIGGGDIQPNGDLAAGRPPLDAQGLTGVPGGVPIYKNNLLAGGIGVSVDVPSQAALDKILCCCGGMLPDETIALGAVLGGYETPVNLRGDGIFIDGIRFLFANTAPPAANFTLAFSALGSRGAVDARFPIRATPPPKFPQTPANELFREVNLGAGFDFRIRGGTSLTSDDVRKIITQAATQAAKTRAAIRRPAGVPAQVFIAVVNVGDGRVLGIGRTPDATLFSFDVSAQKARTALAFSDPGNLLGQMVRRELGLAANAGLAISSRAVGFLAQDFYPPGITREEQALDRPIAPGPFFIMPPQRNGDEFIFQKNLGTQPYGNGITIFPGGVPLYKGSQLVGGIGISGDGVDQDDLICFAGALGFEPPPEIRCDQFKYRDIRLPYVKFPRQPEIK